GGCGTGCTTCACGGTACAAATCAATCGTATGTACGTGATCGGTATTTAACTTGTCACAGATCTTAGGGAAAACACAAGATGGTCGACGACACGTTGCTTCCGCTTTTGGTATTGAACAACCTAAACGGTACATATTTGCTGTTGGGCCACCAAGATCTGAGATCGTACCGGTAAATCCAGGAACCTTGTCGCGAATTTCTTCTAATTCATTAAGAATTGATTTTTTAGAGCGGTTTTGAATGATACGACCTTCGTGCTCTGTAATACTACAGAACGAACAACCACCAAAACAACCACGCATAATGTTGACTGATGTTTTAATCATTTCATACGCAGGGATTTTTGCTTTGCCATACATTGGGTGTGGTACGCGTGCATAAGGCAGATCAAACACAAAATCCATTTCTTCTGTTGTCAGAGGAATTGGCGCTTGGTTTACCCATAACTCACGATCACCATGACGTTGGATTAATGCACGACCAGAATATGGGTTCGTTTCTAAATGCATAATACGACTAGCATGAGCATAAAGAATACGGTCACTGTTTAATTTTTCAAACGGTGGAATGCGAATTGCTGTTGTTTTTGAATCATGGCGAGAAGCGGTTACCGTAATAACTTGTGGTTGCTCTTCTTTCACTTCAGCTTTATTGGTTTCGCATTGTTCTTCTGTTGCGTATGGGTTAATAGGCACAAACATAGTTTTGCCTGGCTTCTCAATACGAGATGAATCAATGATTTTAAATCCTTCCGGTTCCGCTGCGAGGTTAACGGCAGTACCACGGATGTTGGTCATTGTTTTCACGTCTTCACCACTAGCAAGACGGTGAGCAACCTCAACCAATGCACGTTCCGCATTACCAAACAGAAGAATGTCGCCTTTTGCATCAAATAATACAGAACGACGAACTTTGTCAGACCAGTAATCATAATGCGCTAGACGACGAAGACTTGCCTCAATACCACCCAATACGATAGGGGTGTCTTTAAACGCTTCACGACAACGTTGAGAATAGACTAATACTGCACGATCAGGGCGCTTACCGCCTTCATTGTTTGGAGTATAAGCATCATCGTGACGAAGTTTTTTATCCGAGGTATAACGGTTGATCATGGAATCCATGTTACCTGCAGTGATACCAAAGAATAAGTTTGGTTGACCAAGGATCATGAACTCGTCTTTGTTTTCCCATTTTGGCTGGGCAATGATACCAACGCGGAAGCCTTGTGCTTCTAGCAAACGTCCGATGATCGCCATACCAAAACTTGGGTGATCCACATACGCATCCCCAGTTACAATGATAATGTCGCAGCTATCCCAACCAAGTTGGTCCATTTCTTTACGAGAAGTAGGAAAGAAAGGGGCTGTTCCATAGCATTCTGCCCAGAATTTCGGGTATTCGTTTATTGGAGTTACGTTGTGCATTAGTTCACCTCAGAATTTGGAGGCCGAATTATACCGATTTGAGAGTGTTTTAACCAGAAAAGAAAGGCCCCTTTCTAAGTAAGAGAATTATTTGAAGAAATATTATAAAAATAAGCGGTAAAGA
The Aliivibrio salmonicida LFI1238 genome window above contains:
- a CDS encoding YgiQ family radical SAM protein; protein product: MHNVTPINEYPKFWAECYGTAPFFPTSRKEMDQLGWDSCDIIIVTGDAYVDHPSFGMAIIGRLLEAQGFRVGIIAQPKWENKDEFMILGQPNLFFGITAGNMDSMINRYTSDKKLRHDDAYTPNNEGGKRPDRAVLVYSQRCREAFKDTPIVLGGIEASLRRLAHYDYWSDKVRRSVLFDAKGDILLFGNAERALVEVAHRLASGEDVKTMTNIRGTAVNLAAEPEGFKIIDSSRIEKPGKTMFVPINPYATEEQCETNKAEVKEEQPQVITVTASRHDSKTTAIRIPPFEKLNSDRILYAHASRIMHLETNPYSGRALIQRHGDRELWVNQAPIPLTTEEMDFVFDLPYARVPHPMYGKAKIPAYEMIKTSVNIMRGCFGGCSFCSITEHEGRIIQNRSKKSILNELEEIRDKVPGFTGTISDLGGPTANMYRLGCSIPKAEATCRRPSCVFPKICDKLNTDHVHTIDLYREARQVKGIKKVLIASGVRYDLAIESPEYVRELVTHHVGGYLKIAPEHTEKGPLDLMMKPEMGSYDRFKTMFEKYSKEAGKKQYLIPYFISAHPGTEDEDMLNLAMWLKKNNLECDQVQNFYPSPMCNATSMYYSETNPLKRVKYKKREDVTVAKGERQRRLHKGLLRYHDPKNWKMIREALTEMGKKHLIGDKPHCLVPEHDIDTQTPAERRQTGRHGAKRFATKHTQAQFDGDPRTSNNRSGQNNSNRSGKPATQGQQQNRTGNSGSDKPASSGQKNGVRNGYSNNKPSGNGKPGSSKPTANKPSGSAPKRNKPKHR